In one window of Streptomyces roseofulvus DNA:
- the leuD gene encoding 3-isopropylmalate dehydratase small subunit, with protein sequence MEAFTTHTGRAVPLRRSNVDTDQIIPAHWLKKVTRDGFEDGLFEAWRKDSEFVLNRPERQGATVLVAGPDFGTGSSREHAVWALQNYGFKAVISSRFADIFRGNSLKNGLLTVVLPQETVDALWQLTEADPTVEITVDLEARKVLADGIDADFELDENARWRLLNGLDDISLTLQNEADIAAYEAARPSFKPRTITA encoded by the coding sequence ATGGAAGCTTTCACCACGCACACCGGCCGGGCCGTCCCGCTGCGCCGCAGCAACGTCGACACCGACCAGATCATCCCGGCGCACTGGCTGAAGAAGGTCACCCGCGACGGCTTCGAGGACGGCCTCTTCGAGGCCTGGCGCAAGGACTCCGAGTTCGTCCTCAACCGCCCCGAGCGGCAGGGCGCCACGGTCCTGGTGGCCGGCCCCGACTTCGGCACCGGCTCCTCCCGCGAGCACGCCGTCTGGGCGCTCCAGAACTACGGCTTCAAGGCCGTCATCTCGTCCCGCTTCGCCGACATCTTCCGCGGCAACTCGCTGAAGAACGGTCTGCTCACCGTCGTCCTGCCGCAGGAGACGGTGGACGCCCTCTGGCAGCTCACCGAGGCCGACCCCACCGTCGAGATCACCGTCGACCTGGAGGCCCGCAAGGTCCTGGCGGACGGGATCGACGCCGACTTCGAGCTCGACGAGAACGCCCGCTGGCGACTGCTGAACGGCCTCGACGACATCAGCCTCACCCTTCAGAACGAAGCCGACATCGCGGCCTACGAGGCGGCCAGGCCGTCCTTCAAGCCCCGTACAATTACGGCCTGA